A region of the Cucurbita pepo subsp. pepo cultivar mu-cu-16 chromosome LG14, ASM280686v2, whole genome shotgun sequence genome:
GACCATATAGTGGCTGCCATAGAAGAAGCTAAGGATCTATCAATACTCTTTGTTGATGAACTGATAGGCTCGCTTCAAGCTCATGAGTTAAGAATCAATAGATCATCAGAAaggaatgaaagaaaagacaCTACAAGTGAAGGAGACAGCCAACAACGAAggcaacaaaaaagaaaatattcatttaacaGGTAGAAGTAATGGAAGAGGAGGATCTGGCAGCTTCCATGGTGGCCATGATAACAAGGGTAGATGGAGAAATGATGGACAAAGACAATTCAATGAACAAAGAATGTCATAACAATATTACCATTGCAGAAGGTATGGGCACACAAAAGCTGATTGTTGGTATAAAGATCAACAAATGAATTTTGCAgcagaaaacaaagaagaagaagaaaagctttCTATGACATGTATTGGTATTAATCCAAAGAAAGGTGACTTATGGTTTGTTGATAGCAGATGCTCGAACCATATGACAGGTACCAAATCCTTATTTCAAGAGCTTGATAAGATGCAAAGAATTAAGGTGCAACttggaaatacaaaagagatCCAAGTTGAGGAAGAAGGCACAGTGAAAGTCGAAACTAGTCCGAGTAAGATAAAACTATTAGATAATGATACAAGAGAGATTATTGAGACAAGGGTCAACTCTAGTGATCTCCTAGTGCCTCCACTACAAcacaaaatttgttaaatttatcATCTTCAGCATCATTAAATAGCAACTCTTCTCTTGAAGAATTTTCGGATGAAACACCTCCAAAgaagtataaatctttagctgacatatatgcatcatgtcaATTTGCTCTTACTGTTTCAGACCCtatgtgatatgaaccaagagacatcaatcatacaatatacttcaatgaagatgtgaagaaaaggctgtcaaaattatcaaaagatgtttcaattcatgctacagaagaagaatgaagtttgattgttgtaaatttttggtgggttacaatttagagtaatttagagttattgtattttaagacttgaagatatagtaaaagaagcatttatgctcttctttagccaatggctaagtttctttgcaattctatgtagtttaggttgcatgtagaatcattcaagcttgacatgatcaatcttgcttgtggagtgattcgaatctcaaacaaNNNNNNNNNNNNNNNNNNNNNNNNNNNNNNNNNNNNNNNNNNNNNNNNNNNNNNNNNNNNNNNNNNNNNNNNNNNNNNNNNNNNNNNNNNNNNNNNNNNNNNNNNNNNNNNNNNNNNNNNNNNNNNNNNNNNNNNNNtttttttttagaattatccCACATGTAGACAATCAATCTAAATGGACGAATTCATTAGTCCGAATCCTTGCATAGAAATATCAATATTTGATTAATCTAAGTTcatgtaatttattatttttttcttttgttcaatCGTTGAGAGGAAAAAGATCTTTTAgatctctttcctttttttacaATTCCCGAAGAATAGCgtaatcttttttttcctattacTCTTACTCCCTCGATAGTATATACCTtctgtattttaaaattatttgtatatttatgtTCCCTAGATTATCTTGAGCCATGTATACATGGCCTTGGTctaagctaaaaaaaaaagactattTCGAAAACTAATCAATGATGACCCTCCATGGATTCGCCTATATAAGCCGCAGCTAAAGTTGCAAAAATAAGAGCTTGAATACCACTTGTAAATAATCCAAGGAACATAACAGGTATAGGAACTACTAAAGGTActaaagaaacaagaacaacaactaCTAATTCATCAGCTAATATATTTCCGAAAAGTCGAAAACTAAGTGATAAGGGTTTTGTGAAATCTTCTAAGATGTTAATGGGTAAAAGGATTGGAGTTGGTTGAATGTATTTACCGAAATAACTTAATCCTTTTTTGCTAAGACCCGCATAGAAATATGCTACTGAGGTGAGTAAAGCTAAAGCAACAGGATACAGTCCGttgagaaaaatggaacatgAGATATGGTTGATTTGCCAAATGNTTGGAGTTGGTTGAATGTATTTACCGAAATAACTTAATCCTTTTTTGCTAAGACCCGCATAGAAATATGCTACTGAGGTGAGTAAAGCTAAAGCAACAGGATACAGTCCGttgagaaaaatggaacatgAGATATGGTTGATTTGCCAAATGAAAAGTTATATGGAGATTTACATGGGACATGCAGCTCATTGCAGTGGTTGATTTGCCAAACGAAAAGTTATATGGAGATTTACATGGGACATGCAGCTCATTGCAGTGGCCTGTTTATCAGTTTGATggagatttacaagaagaggTCTATGTAACACAACCAGAGGTATTCataaagaaagacaaagaaCAAAGGTATACAAGTTGAGACAGACATTATACGGGTTAAATCAGACATACTTACTCAAGTtctatcaaaagaaaagttttgcTAATTCAGACGATTACTTGACATCTACAATTTTGAATCAACAACTTTGAATTAAGGGGGAGTGTTGAAATATGAttaaaagtattcaaaatatagatatgatttaaagtagtttagatatgattcaaagtattgaAAGTACCCAAATTTTAGGAGATGtcatttgaatttatctaCATTTCCATGTTTTACTATTTCTACTCAGTGTATAAACCTCCATACTTCACAATTTCTAGTTAGTGTATAAGAGGTAGTTATGTAATGTTTAAGTAATAGAGTGAGAAAACAATAATAGGGTACTGGAGCTTTCCTATTTTATCTATTCGTGTCTCTTTCACTAGGATTCTTTCCAAccttttttcatttactttcaAACGGTTaaatcactttttttcttttttttgtaatggGTTTGACTGCTATGGGTACAAAAGGTCGGGTTGTTACACATTGATTCGATTCGAAAGCAGTTTCCACATGGATTTAGAAAACAACATTCTCTTAcccaatttctttattttgttgacaTAATGAAGATTGGGTTGATACTAAAGAAGGGTTTCAATTCTTGTTTGAGATGGAGTTTGTGAGTGCATATCCACCGTCATAACCTCCTTCTTCTCCACTTCCTTTGCTATTATCATGTTCTCCTCCGTGACCTCCTCCACTGCCGTAAGCTCCGCCGGCCCCAATTCCAGAACCACCAGCATGGCCTCCGTAACCACCGCCGGCGCCAATGCCAGAACCACCAGCATGGCCTCCTACTCCGTCTCCCCTTCCATACCCACCGTCGACTCCTCCACCATTTCCATATCCATGGGAATCTCCAtacccatttccatttccatttccatttccatttctacTTCCATAGCCGATATCATGATCTCTTCCTTGCCCATACCCACCATTGCCTCCATTTTCATAACCTCCACTTCGCCCACCACCGTAACCAACACCATGATCTTCTCCACCTCCATATCTACTCCCACTTCCATATCCTGCTCCTCCTACGCCGGAGCTAACCCCTCCTCCGTATGCATTTCCTCCACCGTTACCATATCCCGAACCCCTTACTCCACCACTTCCATAGCCTGAACCTCCAAGAGCCGACCCTCCGACTCCATATCCTCCACCCGATCTTCCTCCATATACATTATCATAGGATTCGTCACGATGCCCCGAATCGTACCCTTCTCTAGGGTTAGGGCGATCGTAACCATAGTGATGTGTTCGGGGATCATAATCAAGAAGGGTTCGGGCAGCCGAAGCTAAACCCAACCCTACAAGGAGAAGAAAGCTAAGGCACAAGACTCTAGTGATAGCCATGGAGAGAATTTGAGGATGCCTAGAATGAATCCATTGGTCTCCTTATATAGGAAATGGTGGAGGGTTCATAATCTTCTCTATGGTGTGCTTAATTGTAAAGAGGGCGCCACAtgcagaaaaaaagaagataatttgGATATACACGTCCACAAATGTCCATGAAGCAAGCACTATAATGTGCCTTTTCTCATATTTGGCTCACAAGTTGCACTTGAActaaattatatgaatatttaagCAACGCTTTGATCTCATCTTCCATTAACACGATCTTGCAAGATTTGAtaagattaagaaaaagagCAAAGAAACatgataatttatttggttttagGAAGATATTTGTAGGATTAAATTCACCATGGCTATAAAAATCCACTACATAAAAGAGCATATATTTAACTAGggttctttttccctttttttacTTGAGCCGCCATGAGATTTGAGACATGAAATGGGTTATGAAACGACATTGCATTAAGATAATATCTCTTACATATCATTAATGCATGTTTTCCTAATTCCCACTTGAacaaatacattaaataatcTCTCATTTGGAGTACAATAATGGTGGAATAAATCATTAcattttaaggatattaaatcTCATCATGTTGgcactaaaaagaaaataataaaaaaaaatcttgtaGTGCGTGAGATATTGAGAGTGATGTAGTTTGTCCATTAtagataaaattttagaatcttAACGCtttcaagaattttttttttctatggtCTAAAACAAACTATATGAGTGGAAAGATAAGATACCCGATAAATTGAATTATGGGTATCTAGTTCAACTGAACCAACCATGTCATCATCTTCTACCATAGAAAAAGGTTAGAGTTGCACGTTTCGACCTACGAGAGATTAAAAGTGAGATTCGTCCAAACATTCTATGTCTTTTCTTGAGGATTCTTCATCAAACTTGTAATCATGATATTTACAAGCTAAGGGTATAAGTTTCATCTGTTGTAATTAGACTTTAggtattttaagcttaggttCTACGACTATATGAACTTCTAGGAGGCCTCGAAATCTTGAGTCATTTTCTTGCTTGTCACAAACTCAATCGAAGTCAGATAGTTGTTCACATTTTCTAGCGTTGCAGATTTACTAGACTAGCTCATTAGGATTAATTTGATTCTCAGAGCACCAGGGTCTAGACCTCTGATCATTGCTAATGATCTTGTGGTGCTCGGTCTAGTAGAGGTATCTTGACCTAGGTTAATCGTCAAACTGTCCTAATTATAGCGTCTTATTCTTAACTCAATACATTCATGCATGCTCAAATAAGGAGATAACTCAATTAAGCATTAGAGTACAAATCTCATTCTCAAAGTGTACATGCATGATTAACAGGAAGATAACTCAATCCATCACTTGGAGTATATATCTCATTCTCATGGAGTATATATCTCATTCTCAAAACATACATGTATGCTTAATATGGAGATAATTCAATCAATCACCTTGAGTATAGATTTCAATCTCAGTATAGAGTAACTAATAGAACGAAAACAACTCACACAATATACAAATTAGAAATCTCATTTAGAAATCTCATTCTAAAGacatt
Encoded here:
- the LOC111810504 gene encoding glycine-rich cell wall structural protein 2-like: MAITRVLCLSFLLLVGLGLASAARTLLDYDPRTHHYGYDRPNPREGYDSGHRDESYDNVYGGRSGGGYGVGGSALGGSGYGSGGVRGSGYGNGGGNAYGGGVSSGVGGAGYGSGSRYGGGEDHGVGYGGGRSGGYENGGNGGYGQGRDHDIGYGSRNGNGNGNGNGYGDSHGYGNGGGVDGGYGRGDGVGGHAGGSGIGAGGGYGGHAGGSGIGAGGAYGSGGGHGGEHDNSKGSGEEGGYDGGYALTNSISNKN